A genomic stretch from Bacillus sp. N1-1 includes:
- a CDS encoding carbohydrate ABC transporter permease, whose translation MTQFVMNRSKLWSRKSKEDKIFDLINLLFLTTLSLVVLYPLYFIIIASISNPDSVYNGDVWFWPQGITFEGYERIFQDNRIWTGYKNTVLYTVVGTLVNVTLTLMAAYALSRKDLIGRNFFMILFVFTMFFSGGLIPTYLVVKNLGMVDTMWALIIPKAVAVWNLIVARTFFQSTIPDELLESAKMDGCSNTKFFLKIVLPLSKPIIAVMVLFYAVTHWNSFFDALIYLNNEDKYPLQLILRSILIQNEASASMVGDVESFAAQQRVADLIKYGVIIVAAIPLLILYPFIQKYFVKGALIGSIKG comes from the coding sequence ATGACTCAATTTGTAATGAATCGATCGAAGTTATGGTCAAGAAAATCGAAAGAGGATAAAATATTTGATCTCATCAATCTCCTCTTTCTTACGACACTCTCACTAGTTGTTTTGTACCCACTGTATTTTATTATCATCGCTTCGATTAGTAACCCTGATAGCGTCTACAATGGCGACGTATGGTTTTGGCCACAGGGGATTACGTTTGAAGGATATGAACGAATTTTTCAGGATAATCGAATCTGGACAGGTTACAAAAATACGGTGTTGTACACCGTTGTTGGAACATTGGTGAATGTTACGTTAACACTCATGGCAGCTTATGCGCTCTCGAGAAAAGACTTGATAGGTAGAAATTTCTTCATGATTCTGTTTGTCTTTACCATGTTTTTCTCAGGGGGATTAATCCCAACCTATTTAGTTGTTAAAAACCTGGGGATGGTCGATACGATGTGGGCCCTAATTATTCCAAAGGCGGTTGCGGTTTGGAATCTGATTGTGGCACGAACATTCTTCCAATCGACGATCCCAGATGAATTGTTAGAATCAGCCAAAATGGATGGGTGTTCAAATACGAAATTCTTCTTGAAAATCGTATTACCGCTATCTAAACCGATTATTGCTGTAATGGTATTGTTTTATGCCGTCACGCACTGGAACTCGTTCTTTGATGCTTTAATTTATCTAAATAACGAAGATAAATATCCGTTACAGCTGATTCTAAGATCGATCCTGATTCAAAATGAAGCTTCTGCCAGTATGGTTGGCGATGTTGAATCGTTTGCTGCTCAGCAAAGAGTTGCTGATTTAATCAAATATGGTGTCATTATTGTGGCGGCGATCCCGCTGCTCATTCTCTATCCTTTCATACAAAAGTATTTTGTGAAGGGAGCTTTAATTGGAAGTATTAAAGGTTAA
- a CDS encoding zinc-dependent alcohol dehydrogenase — protein sequence MKAVTYQGKQSISVKEVEDPKIQDAQDVIIKVTSTAICGSDLHLYQGNFPLPIGYVIGHEPMGIVEETGPDVTAVKKGDRVVIPFTVACGQCHYCNHHLESQCDNSNPHYDSGGLLGYSEKFGNYPGGQAQYLRVPFGNYTPFLIPQDCELEDEQLLFLSDVLPTAYWSVEHAGVKKGDTVIVLGSGPVGLMAQQFAWQKGAERVIAVDYLTYRLNHSKKMNRTEIFNFTQYDDMGETLKEITKGGADVVIDCVGMDGKKSPLEYVEQKLKLQGGTLGAIQIATKAVRKCGTVQITGVYGGLYNMFPLGSFFSRNVTLKMGQAPARGYMPEIYKQIVKGEIDPTALITHKLPLKEASHGYKIFNNREEDCIKVILKP from the coding sequence ATGAAAGCTGTTACTTACCAAGGAAAACAATCGATAAGTGTAAAAGAAGTAGAAGATCCTAAAATTCAAGATGCACAAGATGTCATTATTAAAGTGACATCAACGGCGATCTGTGGGTCAGATTTACATCTCTACCAGGGAAACTTCCCCCTTCCGATCGGTTATGTCATTGGACATGAACCGATGGGAATTGTTGAGGAAACTGGTCCAGATGTCACGGCTGTAAAGAAGGGAGATCGAGTTGTCATTCCTTTCACCGTCGCTTGTGGACAGTGTCACTATTGCAATCATCACCTAGAAAGCCAATGCGATAATTCAAATCCTCATTATGATTCTGGTGGATTATTAGGTTACTCCGAAAAATTCGGTAACTATCCAGGTGGACAAGCTCAGTATCTAAGAGTGCCATTCGGAAACTATACGCCTTTCCTTATTCCGCAAGATTGTGAACTAGAAGACGAGCAGTTACTCTTTTTATCAGATGTTCTTCCAACTGCCTATTGGAGTGTTGAGCATGCGGGCGTAAAAAAAGGAGATACTGTAATCGTATTAGGAAGTGGACCTGTTGGACTGATGGCACAACAATTTGCCTGGCAAAAAGGGGCTGAACGTGTAATCGCGGTCGATTACCTTACTTACAGGTTAAATCATTCTAAAAAAATGAATCGGACCGAGATTTTTAATTTCACACAATATGATGACATGGGAGAAACATTAAAGGAAATCACAAAAGGTGGGGCCGATGTTGTCATTGATTGCGTTGGAATGGATGGAAAGAAATCTCCTCTTGAATACGTGGAGCAAAAGTTAAAGTTACAAGGAGGAACGCTGGGAGCAATCCAAATCGCAACAAAGGCGGTAAGAAAATGCGGAACAGTCCAAATCACAGGTGTGTACGGAGGCTTATATAACATGTTTCCATTAGGTTCCTTTTTTTCTAGGAACGTTACTTTAAAAATGGGTCAGGCCCCTGCTAGAGGATATATGCCCGAAATTTACAAACAGATTGTTAAGGGGGAAATTGATCCTACCGCATTGATTACTCATAAGCTTCCATTAAAAGAAGCTTCACACGGATATAAAATCTTTAATAACCGTGAAGAAGATTGTATAAAAGTTATACTTAAGCCTTAA
- a CDS encoding GH32 C-terminal domain-containing protein: MSNVKLKKSLVAHWAFSEGKGKFVQDSSNKDKIHYVFKGRSNSPLHDPQWRKGINGQALLFDGYSTWIERKEGIHSLDQAFTIETWLAPRSFGGIEDERLTGIVNQHNRELNEGFILGVHRHGKWGFQIGIDGEWIEVWAENSPIPKSKWSHLAASFNGQEGNIKLYLNGEKVAEKTIGQDVSMSISHEALLIGKSNEAMTIENVFSLNMFSGLLDDIKIYNRALNEVEITKSFTDHLLAYKGEIPPLPYRDIAIDRSVYDRDPYRPQFHLTPPGHWMNEPHAPLYFKGKYHLFYQHNPQGPYWGNIQWGHWVSDDLVHWRDLPIAIETEADDLAPDGIWSGNAAYDEDGLPVLFFTAGNSSKKPNQMTGLARSTYRENQDIDLKKWKKHPIPVTIQPNHMGLHHDGFRDPFVWKEGEIWYQIVGTGIEGVSGAAILFTSDNLVDWGCKGLLYDDKDQEYPFLGEVWELPILLPLGKGKHLFIISPVGRNADVEVFYWIGTWDKQRYRFIPDQKEPQLIDIGDFHFTGPSAMIDPKTGRLLLFTIAQGRRSLKDEYEAGWAHNGGLPVQLWLRDDERLGVKPIEELTKLRKKKLVSLENLSVEETNDILAHVKGNMLEIYVEFQDAVASEYGVNVLKSDSGNVGTVLYYNSKEETLNVKKKTNGSNPAQPQSGKLLLNGEKLKLHIYVDCSIVECYANELKSITTRVYPDIEALGLEIWANGSVTVKSMEVWEMKPGF; this comes from the coding sequence ATGTCGAATGTTAAGTTGAAAAAATCATTAGTAGCACATTGGGCATTTTCTGAGGGCAAAGGGAAGTTCGTCCAGGATAGCTCCAATAAAGATAAGATCCACTATGTTTTTAAAGGTCGTTCCAATTCACCTCTTCATGACCCACAGTGGCGAAAGGGAATCAACGGCCAAGCCCTTCTATTTGATGGCTATTCAACATGGATTGAACGAAAAGAAGGCATTCATTCATTAGATCAAGCGTTTACCATTGAGACTTGGTTAGCTCCACGTTCATTTGGTGGAATTGAAGATGAGCGACTGACGGGTATTGTAAATCAACATAATCGAGAATTGAATGAGGGGTTTATTCTAGGTGTTCATAGGCATGGGAAATGGGGATTTCAGATTGGTATAGATGGTGAATGGATCGAAGTGTGGGCTGAGAATTCTCCGATACCTAAGTCAAAGTGGTCGCATCTTGCGGCAAGTTTTAACGGTCAAGAAGGAAATATCAAATTGTATTTAAATGGTGAAAAAGTTGCCGAGAAAACAATCGGTCAAGACGTGTCCATGTCTATAAGTCATGAAGCGCTTTTAATCGGTAAAAGTAACGAGGCGATGACGATTGAAAACGTGTTTTCGTTAAATATGTTTAGTGGTTTACTAGATGATATTAAAATCTATAACCGAGCATTAAATGAAGTTGAAATAACAAAGAGTTTTACAGATCACCTTTTAGCTTATAAAGGAGAGATTCCGCCCTTACCTTATCGAGACATTGCGATCGACAGAAGCGTTTATGATCGTGATCCTTACCGCCCACAGTTTCATTTAACACCACCTGGTCATTGGATGAATGAGCCGCATGCGCCTCTTTATTTCAAAGGGAAGTACCATTTGTTTTATCAGCATAATCCACAGGGGCCTTATTGGGGCAACATTCAGTGGGGACACTGGGTTAGTGATGATCTGGTGCATTGGCGCGACTTACCTATTGCCATTGAAACAGAAGCAGATGATTTAGCTCCAGACGGCATTTGGTCAGGAAATGCCGCTTACGATGAAGATGGATTACCTGTTTTGTTTTTTACAGCAGGCAATTCATCAAAAAAGCCAAATCAGATGACAGGATTAGCGAGAAGTACGTATAGGGAAAATCAAGATATCGATTTAAAGAAATGGAAAAAACATCCCATACCCGTAACGATTCAGCCTAATCATATGGGTCTGCATCATGATGGGTTTCGAGATCCTTTTGTATGGAAAGAAGGAGAGATCTGGTACCAAATCGTCGGCACTGGAATAGAAGGCGTGAGTGGAGCTGCGATTCTTTTCACTTCTGATAATTTAGTTGATTGGGGATGCAAAGGTCTTCTCTACGATGATAAAGATCAGGAGTATCCTTTCTTAGGGGAAGTGTGGGAACTGCCGATTTTACTTCCGCTTGGAAAGGGGAAGCATCTTTTTATCATTAGTCCTGTTGGAAGAAATGCTGATGTAGAAGTTTTCTATTGGATTGGGACATGGGATAAACAGCGTTATCGGTTTATACCAGATCAGAAAGAACCGCAGCTTATTGATATTGGGGATTTTCATTTTACTGGACCAAGTGCCATGATTGATCCTAAAACGGGACGCTTGCTTTTGTTTACAATCGCCCAGGGAAGGCGGTCGCTTAAAGATGAATATGAAGCAGGATGGGCACATAATGGGGGTCTTCCTGTGCAACTATGGTTACGAGACGATGAAAGATTAGGCGTTAAGCCGATCGAAGAATTAACAAAGCTCCGTAAGAAAAAACTCGTTTCGTTAGAAAACCTATCCGTTGAAGAGACCAATGACATCTTAGCTCATGTGAAAGGAAATATGCTTGAAATCTATGTAGAATTTCAAGATGCAGTTGCGAGTGAATATGGCGTAAATGTATTAAAGTCTGATAGCGGGAATGTCGGAACGGTCCTTTACTACAACAGTAAAGAAGAGACGTTGAATGTTAAAAAGAAAACGAATGGTTCAAACCCGGCCCAACCTCAAAGTGGAAAACTCCTTCTAAATGGAGAGAAGTTAAAGCTTCATATTTACGTCGATTGTTCAATCGTAGAGTGCTATGCCAATGAATTAAAAAGTATAACGACGAGAGTATACCCTGATATCGAAGCATTAGGATTAGAAATATGGGCGAATGGTTCGGTAACAGTGAAGTCGATGGAAGTTTGGGAGATGAAGCCTGGGTTTTAA
- a CDS encoding TetR/AcrR family transcriptional regulator translates to MSSTKSPMSERIERAALPLFARKGFEGTSLSKIAKSVGIKKPSLYAHFASKEDLFFAILQKVNRDYRDFLELQVQQYRDMPTERQLYSLLKDHTTYLENEDLGLLFKRFMLFPPLVLKDTFNEQFIKSEEALTNVLMDVVKEGKRRGDIQADPDEVIDAYICLLDGTFEQLFYYSEVEHDERLQNAWRIFWRGIQGC, encoded by the coding sequence ATGTCATCTACCAAGTCACCTATGAGTGAACGAATAGAAAGAGCAGCTCTCCCGTTATTTGCGAGAAAAGGTTTTGAAGGGACCTCATTAAGCAAAATTGCGAAATCAGTTGGAATTAAAAAACCCTCTTTATACGCTCATTTTGCAAGTAAAGAAGATCTTTTTTTCGCTATTCTTCAAAAAGTCAATCGAGATTATCGGGACTTTCTAGAACTGCAAGTTCAACAGTATCGTGACATGCCAACGGAAAGGCAGTTATATAGTTTGTTGAAAGACCATACAACGTATCTTGAAAATGAAGATTTGGGTCTTTTATTTAAGAGATTTATGCTTTTTCCACCATTAGTATTGAAAGACACATTTAATGAACAGTTTATTAAATCAGAAGAAGCTTTAACGAACGTATTAATGGATGTTGTGAAAGAGGGGAAGAGAAGAGGAGATATTCAAGCCGATCCAGATGAGGTAATCGATGCTTATATATGCCTACTTGATGGCACATTTGAACAGCTCTTTTATTACTCTGAAGTAGAGCATGATGAGCGTCTCCAAAATGCCTGGCGTATTTTCTGGAGGGGGATTCAAGGGTGTTAA
- a CDS encoding DUF2243 domain-containing protein, which yields MTTKSNLSNRNSFRKNRNLWSGILFGIGLAAFLDEVIFHQLLRWHHFYDKSTTDMGLISDGLFHAFSWFATIGGLFLFADLKRRGAFFLKRWWGGVLVGAGGFQLYDGTIQHKWMQLHQIRYVDNILIYDLVWNASAVFMILAGFFLLKVTSKEKVS from the coding sequence ATGACAACTAAATCAAATTTATCAAATCGCAACTCATTTAGAAAGAATCGTAATCTTTGGTCTGGAATCTTGTTTGGAATTGGTCTTGCTGCATTTTTAGATGAGGTGATTTTTCATCAATTGCTCCGTTGGCATCATTTTTATGACAAGTCTACTACGGATATGGGTCTGATCTCAGATGGTCTTTTTCATGCGTTCAGTTGGTTTGCCACCATTGGTGGACTGTTTCTATTTGCTGATCTTAAAAGGAGGGGCGCATTCTTTCTGAAGAGATGGTGGGGTGGCGTCCTAGTAGGAGCAGGTGGCTTTCAGTTATATGATGGGACCATTCAACACAAATGGATGCAACTTCATCAAATTCGTTATGTGGATAATATTCTGATCTATGATCTTGTGTGGAACGCTTCAGCTGTTTTCATGATCCTAGCTGGTTTCTTTCTATTGAAAGTTACTTCGAAAGAAAAGGTATCGTAG
- a CDS encoding trypsin-like peptidase domain-containing protein — protein MFCPKCGTKNIENARFCSQCGHSYTSNQQRNRWWLTGIILTFLLISGGFIYAFVLDKEQISETTVEETIQTPVEKISDSTKLEEEAKDEKEANISTSQSVTKEESTTEQIAPSPQTSTEKDKKEIIREAQTKVYTILTEDSLGSGFLFQDNGTVVTNAHVVAGYIDVTLRDQDGREMNGKVIGISNQYDVALIEVQNLKGTSPLEMEMKESEVGTEVIALGSPQGLENTASIGYLTGLDRSFVSEFQYENVYQIDAQVSPGSSGGPLLDGKTGKVIGINSALLTSDESIAFSIPMYTMTDLLTNWSQSPMDENEVASTFTFYNEFSAYDEYESDDRVDDEYAEDEEDTYGVPFDEASLANFIINFRGNYETALRNEDFGYIEDQLLYDSQAYYEMANYLDEISGQGMLFKFTLNDVTNINMQTDQAIVSTYEVFDFMNAAGEWSVYERIKDYYVVTDEYGNYKITHIEIYQ, from the coding sequence ATGTTTTGTCCGAAGTGCGGGACGAAAAACATAGAAAATGCTCGATTTTGTAGCCAGTGTGGTCACTCATATACGAGTAATCAGCAGAGGAATCGATGGTGGTTGACCGGTATCATCCTTACCTTTTTATTAATAAGCGGTGGCTTTATTTACGCTTTCGTTCTTGATAAAGAACAAATTAGCGAAACGACAGTAGAAGAGACGATTCAAACGCCAGTCGAAAAAATCTCTGACTCTACTAAACTAGAGGAAGAAGCAAAAGATGAAAAAGAAGCGAATATAAGCACATCACAAAGCGTTACTAAGGAAGAAAGCACGACAGAACAGATAGCCCCTTCCCCTCAAACATCCACAGAAAAAGATAAGAAAGAAATCATACGTGAAGCACAAACAAAAGTGTATACCATTTTAACGGAGGATAGTCTTGGATCTGGCTTCTTGTTTCAGGATAATGGCACAGTTGTAACCAATGCTCATGTGGTGGCAGGCTATATTGATGTCACCTTGCGCGACCAGGATGGCCGAGAAATGAATGGTAAGGTGATCGGCATCTCAAATCAGTATGATGTCGCTCTAATTGAAGTACAGAACCTAAAAGGTACTTCTCCTTTGGAGATGGAAATGAAAGAATCAGAAGTTGGCACAGAAGTAATCGCACTTGGAAGTCCTCAAGGATTAGAAAACACAGCATCGATCGGATACCTCACTGGGCTTGACCGTTCATTTGTATCGGAATTTCAATACGAAAACGTCTACCAAATCGATGCCCAAGTTTCACCTGGAAGCAGCGGTGGTCCGTTGTTAGATGGAAAAACAGGAAAGGTGATAGGCATTAACTCCGCCCTGTTAACTAGCGATGAATCCATCGCCTTCTCGATCCCAATGTATACAATGACGGATTTATTAACAAACTGGTCGCAGTCGCCAATGGATGAAAATGAAGTCGCCAGCACCTTTACCTTCTACAATGAATTTTCAGCGTATGATGAATATGAATCGGACGATCGTGTTGATGATGAATATGCAGAAGATGAAGAAGACACGTACGGGGTTCCGTTTGACGAAGCAAGCCTCGCTAACTTTATCATCAATTTCAGAGGGAACTATGAAACGGCATTGCGAAATGAAGACTTTGGTTATATTGAAGACCAGCTTCTGTATGACAGTCAGGCCTATTATGAAATGGCTAACTACCTAGACGAGATAAGCGGCCAGGGAATGCTCTTTAAATTTACGTTAAATGATGTGACCAATATTAACATGCAGACTGATCAAGCGATCGTTAGCACTTATGAGGTTTTTGATTTCATGAATGCGGCGGGGGAATGGAGCGTGTATGAGCGGATTAAAGACTATTATGTTGTAACAGATGAATATGGGAATTATAAGATTACGCATATAGAGATTTATCAGTAA
- a CDS encoding cytochrome c oxidase assembly protein produces the protein MNPHHAITHGDGAPHSEVMGILPQLVLALPFAIVFVLYMMAVVRSNRWYKPWPRYRTVCWILGVLLAIFSVAGPLAKFAHMNFTAHMVGHLLLGMLAPLLMALAAPITLILRTLRIPIARKVSKLLKSSLSRFLTNPIVSSILNIGGLWLLYTTSLYSLMHENILLYLIVHLHVFIAGYLFTVSIIYIDPRPHRLSFWYRSIVLVVALAGHGILSKFIYAHPPIGVSIEQAKSGAMLMYYGGDVIDIVLIFILCLHWFRATRW, from the coding sequence ATGAACCCTCATCATGCGATTACCCACGGCGATGGGGCGCCACATTCAGAAGTAATGGGAATCTTGCCTCAGCTTGTGTTAGCTTTGCCCTTTGCGATTGTTTTCGTTCTGTATATGATGGCCGTCGTTCGTTCCAACCGGTGGTACAAACCATGGCCGAGGTATCGAACGGTTTGTTGGATTTTAGGCGTGTTGTTGGCTATCTTTTCGGTTGCGGGCCCACTAGCTAAGTTTGCTCATATGAACTTCACCGCTCACATGGTAGGCCATTTGTTATTAGGGATGCTAGCGCCGTTACTTATGGCGCTAGCTGCTCCGATTACCCTCATCCTTCGAACTTTACGAATTCCCATCGCAAGAAAAGTTTCTAAGCTCCTAAAGAGCTCGCTGTCACGATTTCTTACAAATCCGATCGTTTCGTCTATTCTCAATATAGGTGGACTCTGGCTATTGTATACGACCAGTCTCTATTCTCTTATGCATGAAAACATACTGCTTTATCTCATCGTCCATCTTCATGTATTTATTGCAGGTTATCTTTTTACCGTTTCAATTATTTATATTGATCCAAGACCTCATCGGCTTTCGTTTTGGTATCGTTCGATTGTGCTCGTCGTTGCTTTAGCTGGTCATGGGATTCTATCAAAATTTATCTATGCTCATCCACCTATTGGTGTCTCAATAGAACAGGCAAAAAGCGGTGCGATGCTAATGTACTATGGGGGAGATGTGATTGACATCGTGCTTATTTTTATTCTTTGTTTACATTGGTTTAGAGCCACCCGGTGGTAA
- a CDS encoding ABC transporter substrate-binding protein gives MGKRKSWSFPFICLMLCFILVLSACSSKDSSSDGKAESAEFNKEGLPIVDEQVTLEFVSPKAPLAPKYDEMEIFNTLEDETNVKIEWSNIPDDGYEEKKNLMLASGDLPDAFYSAKFTDLDIVKYGQNGTLIPLEDLIEEHAPNIQKLFEKRPELKSMVTAPDGHIYTLPRAEEAGLGAVPNFMSINKTWLDELGLEMPTTLEEYHDVLVAFKEKDPNGNGKQDEVPLSFMFNFWTGNFGDMFAAFNMPDNVEHRIVRDGKVIYTAVQPEYKEAIDYYHQWMKEGLIDKESFTQDVSQYFAKGKNEKYGSYIWWESEEVVGPELKDDYVLLPPLVGPNGDQIVGRSNNSDYSRGEFAITSANANPEITMRWVDQLYETKMSAQINWGPIGTIFEEKDGKLVLKEQPDDVVMGELRQKVAPNGPVAILKEDFEETVEMEPRAKQRLEDLNSIYAPYLEDENYPQIFFSPDELDEINRLEVDIKEFTNQKKAQWLMEGGVNEEWDSYKKQLEDMGLSRLMEIYQEGLDRFKKNQ, from the coding sequence ATGGGTAAACGAAAAAGTTGGTCTTTTCCGTTCATATGTTTAATGCTCTGTTTCATTCTTGTATTAAGTGCTTGTTCTTCGAAAGATAGTAGTTCTGATGGAAAGGCCGAATCTGCTGAGTTTAATAAAGAAGGACTTCCAATTGTTGACGAACAAGTTACTCTGGAATTTGTATCACCCAAAGCACCACTTGCCCCAAAATACGACGAGATGGAAATTTTCAATACGTTAGAAGATGAGACGAATGTGAAAATTGAATGGAGTAACATACCTGATGACGGTTATGAAGAAAAGAAAAACTTGATGCTTGCAAGTGGTGACTTGCCAGATGCGTTTTATTCGGCTAAATTTACGGATCTTGACATTGTAAAGTATGGACAAAATGGCACGCTTATTCCACTAGAAGATTTAATTGAAGAGCATGCGCCTAATATTCAAAAATTGTTTGAGAAAAGACCTGAATTAAAAAGCATGGTAACTGCTCCTGATGGGCATATTTATACGCTCCCTCGTGCAGAAGAAGCTGGTCTTGGCGCTGTACCGAACTTCATGTCTATTAATAAAACCTGGTTAGATGAGCTAGGCTTGGAAATGCCAACAACACTTGAAGAGTATCATGATGTTCTTGTTGCCTTCAAAGAAAAAGATCCAAATGGAAATGGCAAACAAGATGAAGTTCCGTTAAGTTTCATGTTCAACTTTTGGACAGGAAACTTTGGTGATATGTTTGCGGCGTTTAATATGCCCGATAATGTCGAGCATCGCATTGTAAGAGATGGAAAAGTGATCTATACAGCTGTTCAACCGGAGTATAAAGAAGCCATCGACTATTATCATCAATGGATGAAAGAAGGTTTGATTGATAAAGAATCATTTACTCAAGATGTCTCTCAATACTTCGCTAAAGGGAAAAACGAAAAGTATGGCTCTTATATCTGGTGGGAGTCTGAAGAGGTAGTTGGTCCGGAATTAAAAGATGATTATGTCTTATTGCCACCGCTGGTAGGTCCGAATGGCGATCAAATTGTCGGTCGATCTAATAACTCTGACTACTCTCGTGGAGAGTTTGCGATCACTTCGGCAAATGCCAATCCTGAAATTACGATGCGTTGGGTCGATCAGTTATATGAAACAAAGATGTCAGCTCAAATTAACTGGGGGCCTATTGGTACAATTTTTGAAGAAAAAGATGGGAAACTCGTTTTAAAAGAACAGCCTGACGACGTGGTGATGGGCGAATTAAGACAAAAGGTTGCACCAAATGGACCGGTAGCGATTTTGAAAGAAGACTTTGAAGAAACGGTTGAAATGGAACCTCGTGCAAAACAGCGTTTGGAAGATTTGAATTCGATCTATGCGCCGTATCTTGAAGACGAGAATTACCCGCAAATTTTCTTTAGTCCTGATGAACTAGATGAAATTAATCGTCTAGAAGTAGATATTAAAGAATTTACGAATCAAAAGAAAGCACAGTGGCTAATGGAAGGCGGCGTAAACGAGGAGTGGGATAGCTACAAGAAGCAGCTTGAAGACATGGGTCTTAGTCGCTTAATGGAAATCTATCAGGAAGGTTTGGATCGCTTTAAGAAAAATCAATAG
- a CDS encoding ABC transporter permease subunit — translation METKLRALPRRNVRSAPKVNSSWKKVLHNYELYLFLLPTLIYFIVFHYVPMYGVLIAFQDYMPTLGVSGSPWVGLEHFERFFNSFQFWTLLENTLELSVLQLLFGFPLPIMVALLLNQLKNQRYKKFVQTVIYAPHFISVVVLVGMVYVFFSPNGLINNFLMIFGAEPVHFMSQAGWFKPLYISSGLWQETGWAAIIYLAALAGVSPEVHEAAIMDGANKWQRILHVDIPAILPTAMILLVLSVGNLMNIGFEKAYLMQTPLNVSAGEIIPTYVYKVGLQGAQYSFAAAVGLFNAVINFILLWAVNRAAKKLSGSGLW, via the coding sequence ATGGAGACGAAACTTAGAGCGTTACCTAGAAGAAATGTCCGTAGTGCCCCAAAGGTCAACAGCTCCTGGAAAAAGGTTTTACATAACTATGAATTGTACTTATTTTTACTTCCTACGCTAATTTACTTCATTGTCTTTCACTACGTTCCGATGTATGGCGTTCTCATTGCTTTTCAAGATTACATGCCCACATTGGGGGTTTCAGGAAGTCCATGGGTCGGTTTGGAACACTTTGAACGTTTCTTTAATTCCTTCCAGTTCTGGACTTTGTTAGAGAACACCCTCGAGCTCAGTGTGTTGCAGTTATTATTTGGCTTCCCGTTACCCATCATGGTTGCTCTTCTCTTAAATCAGTTAAAAAATCAACGTTATAAAAAATTCGTTCAAACCGTTATTTATGCACCTCACTTTATCTCAGTTGTTGTTTTGGTAGGTATGGTGTATGTATTTTTCTCACCAAACGGCTTAATTAACAATTTTCTCATGATCTTTGGGGCCGAACCGGTTCACTTTATGTCGCAGGCAGGTTGGTTTAAACCACTTTATATTTCTTCAGGATTGTGGCAGGAAACAGGTTGGGCAGCGATCATTTATCTGGCTGCGTTAGCTGGTGTTAGTCCTGAAGTTCATGAAGCGGCGATTATGGATGGCGCTAATAAATGGCAACGAATTCTACATGTGGATATTCCAGCGATCTTACCTACGGCTATGATTTTATTAGTGCTCTCGGTAGGAAATCTGATGAACATTGGATTTGAGAAGGCGTATTTAATGCAAACGCCGTTAAACGTTTCAGCAGGTGAAATTATTCCAACTTATGTGTATAAAGTCGGTTTGCAGGGAGCTCAGTACAGCTTTGCTGCAGCGGTTGGATTGTTTAATGCAGTCATTAACTTTATCTTGTTATGGGCAGTAAATAGGGCTGCCAAGAAATTATCTGGTTCAGGCCTATGGTAA